Part of the Companilactobacillus zhachilii genome is shown below.
ATTACTTATGGTGATAATCAAACATTGTTAACCGACTGGATATTGGATGCCACTGGTCGAATTCCAAACTTAGATAATTTAGGTTTAGACAAAATTGGCGTCAAGTATGACAAACATGGAGTCTATGTGAATGATTATCTGCAAACTAATGTAGAGAATATTTATGCGGCTGGGGATGTTGTAAACAATGATTTACCAAAAGTTACACCAGCAGCTTTCTTTGAATCAAAATATTTGATGAAGCTCTTTTCTGGTCAGACGAAGGAACCAATCAAAATGCCAGTTATCCCTGCAGTTGTTTTTACATCGCCTAGAATTGCTAAAGCTGGTGTATCAGTTGAAACAGCGAAAGTTAAAGGATATCAAATTTCTGAAAATGACTTAGCTAACTACTGGTATTACAAGGTTGATAAAGAGCCAATTGCTCAAAGTCGCCAAATTCATGACGATGAAGGCCATTTACTGGGCGTTACAGAAGTTAGTGATCAGGCGCAAGATGCTGTTAACGCCTTGTTGCCAGCAATTGAATTCAAATTAAGTCCAGAGCAAATTGGGCGTTTAACAAGTCTATTCCCAACAATTGGTTATGCAGCTTGGCATAGAGCCTAAACGTGGAATAAAACATAGCTTTTTCCGCTTAAAACAAATGACGCCAGCAATCCAAAATCGGATTACTGGCGTCATTTGCCTTAATGCTCGAAAGCTGAACATGTTTTGTTCCACTCTCGATATTATTTTCTCCAATAGCCATGTTCTTGGTCAACGGCTACTTGAGCTACTAAGTTCAAATAATTGAATGGTTCGTCAAAGTTAGGTGAGAACAACATATCAAGAAAGGCTAATTCATCAATCGTATTGCCATTTTGAATGACTACGGAAATGGTATTAGCTGATTGAGAAATTTCGTGGTCAGACATCATTTGTGCGCCTAGAACTTTGCGAGTGTTTTTATCATAAACTAATGAAATCGAAACTTCAGCGGTCGTGGGCATGAAGTCTGGTCGGTAATTTCCATGATAATGAGCTACACCGGTGTTAAAGTTAGCTTCGATAGCTTTTTCATAAGTTAGACCTGTGCAGGCAATTGTTTTACCAAACAGTAGCATACCAGTTGTTGCTTGAGTACCAATGGATTTTAGACGTTTGTCAAAAACATTGATACCAGCCAAAGTACCTTGGCGCACGGCATGTGATGCAAGTGGAATATATGATTGACTGACAGTTGGATTGTAACGAACTTCAGTCGCGTCACCGGCTGCAAAAATGTCAGGATCAGATGTACACATGTAAGGGTCAGTAACGATTGCACCATTTTTCGACAAATCAACTTGGCCCTTTAGTAAATCAGACTGAGGAATGACCCCAGGAGCAATGGCAATCATGTCGACGGCATAGTCACCGTTAGTCGACTGGATGTTAATTTGCTCGTTCTTCAAGTCGCTGAATTGTGTTACGGTAGTGTTAGTTAGGACTTTAACGCCGTGTTCGACGAGTAAGTTTTCAACTTTTTTGGACATATTGGTGTCCATATATTCATTTAAAACGTGTGGACTACGTTCAATTAAGATAACTTCGTGACCAGACTTGATGTATCCTTCTGCCAATTCAACACCAGCATAACCACCACCAACGATGGCAATCTTATGATGCATTTTAGCAGCTGCATAAAGTTCATGTGCTTGGTCGCAAGTTTTGCATAACATTATTTTAGGATTTTCAATACCACTAATAGCAGGAATTGCGGTGATAGATCCGGTAGCCATAATTAATTTGTCATAACTGTCGTGAACAAGTTCCTTTGTTTTC
Proteins encoded:
- a CDS encoding FAD-dependent oxidoreductase, giving the protein MRQILKYYPDADITVYERHAEISYLSCATYLHLGGEVKNLDDVFYADPSEFTKQGVKMRMIHDVISIDAKEHTILAQNLKTKELVHDSYDKLIMATGSITAIPAISGIENPKIMLCKTCDQAHELYAAAKMHHKIAIVGGGYAGVELAEGYIKSGHEVILIERSPHVLNEYMDTNMSKKVENLLVEHGVKVLTNTTVTQFSDLKNEQINIQSTNGDYAVDMIAIAPGVIPQSDLLKGQVDLSKNGAIVTDPYMCTSDPDIFAAGDATEVRYNPTVSQSYIPLASHAVRQGTLAGINVFDKRLKSIGTQATTGMLLFGKTIACTGLTYEKAIEANFNTGVAHYHGNYRPDFMPTTAEVSISLVYDKNTRKVLGAQMMSDHEISQSANTISVVIQNGNTIDELAFLDMLFSPNFDEPFNYLNLVAQVAVDQEHGYWRK